The Labeo rohita strain BAU-BD-2019 chromosome 19, IGBB_LRoh.1.0, whole genome shotgun sequence genome window below encodes:
- the lrp12 gene encoding low-density lipoprotein receptor-related protein 12 isoform X1 yields the protein MAYTSSLNKVCLLWTHLLVIFMGNAVSSQHSENVYVSGMSNACGDVAEQIRASSGVITSPGWPFEYPSRINCSWNIRANPGEIITISFQDFEIQSSHRCGLDWISIGTYKNLDGYRACGSSIPAPYISSQDHVWIKFHSDDSMTGKGFRLSYITGKSEEASCKPDQFHCANGKCIPESWKCNTMDECGDNSDEELCVQPNPSAFFSFQPCAFNQFPCLSRYTRVYTCLPESLKCDGSIDCQDLGDEIDCDVPTCGEWLRNFYGTFSSPNYPDFYPPGSNCTWLIDTGDHRKVILRFMDFKLDGTGYGDYVKVYDGLEENPRRLLRVLTAFDSRAPVAVVSSSGQLRIHFYADKINAARGFNVTYQVDGFCLPWEIPCGGNWGCYTEQQRCDGYWHCPNGRDELNCSNCQEDEFPCSRNGACYPRSDRCNYQNRCPNGSDEKNCFFCQPGNFHCKNNRCVFESWVCDAQDDCGDGSDEESCPVIVPTRVITAAVIGSLICGLLLVIALGCTCKLYSLRMFERRSFETQLSRVEAELLRREAPPSYGQLIAQGLIPPVEDFPVCSGNQASVLENLRLAVRSQLGFTSIRLPTTGRHGNIWRRLFNFTRSRRSGSLALVSADTEEGPDGNSSAREPERLGSHRGLLPLDSDDTDTESEQHPRRDVPGAVGGLMAPLPQKTPPTTAVEAIVSVSASSAPLVNRESSISESISESSGVTGSSCATTTTTSTTSRSPFSSALSRVTRSLRWIRFSLGRSGDGGSNGIGQNHSPLRQLEQGSAGCTGVGIRGEDEDDVELLIPVSDAGSLDSDESSRPLLEQGLEQAFGPHLTPTAVSLRGRLVGRDGPCEHCGIVHTARIPDACLEATAKTETSDDESLLLC from the exons ATGGCCTACACTTCGAGCTTAAACAAGGTCTGTTTGCTATGGACTCATCTACTCGTCATATTCATGG gaAATGCAGTTTCGTCGCAGCACAGCGAGAACGTATATGTATCAGGCATGTCAAACG CCTGTGGAGATGTAGCGGAGCAGATAAGGGCATCCAGTGGAGTGATAACCAGCCCTGGATGGCCCTTTGAATACCCTTCTCGCATCAACTGCAGCTGGAACATCAGAGCCAACCCTGGAGAAATCATCACCATCAG TTTTCAGGACTTTGAAATTCAGAGCTCGCACCGATGTGGTTTAGACTGGATCTCCATTGGGACCTACAAGAACCTTGATGGGTACCGAGCCTGTGGTTCGTCTATTCCGGCCCCATACATCTCCTCTCAGGATCACGTGTGGATCAAGTTCCACTCTGATGACAGCATGACTGGAAAAGGCTTCAGGCTCTCTTACATAACAG GGAAATCAGAAGAAGCCAGCTGCAAGCCTGACCAATTCCACTGCGCTAATGGAAAGTGTATCCCAGAGTCATGGAAGTGCAACACCATGGATGAATGTGGCGATAACTCGGACGAGGAGCTGTGCGTACAGCCTAACCCCTCCGCGTTCTTCTCCTTTCAGCCTTGCGCCTTTAACCAGTTCCCTTGTCTCTCGCGCTACACTCGTGTTTACACCTGTCTGCCGGAGTCGCTCAAATGCGACGGCAGCATTGACTGTCAGGACTTGGGTGACGAGATCGACTGCGACGTTCCCACCTGTGGCGAATGGCTGCGCAATTTCTACGGTACTTTCAGCTCGCCAAACTATCCTGACTTTTATCCGCCTGGTAGTAACTGCACCTGGCTGATCGACACTGGTGACCACCGTAAGGTTATCTTGCGCTTTATGGACTTCAAGCTGGACGGTACAGGCTATGGCGATTATGTTAAAGTCTACGACGGATTAGAGGAAAACCCCAGGCGTCTGTTGCGTGTGTTGACAGCATTCGACTCTCGAGCTCCTGTAGCGGTGGTGTCATCTTCAGGACAGCTTCGAATACACTTTTACGCCGACAAAATCAATGCGGCTCGAGGCTTTAATGTTACGTATCAAGTAGACGGTTTCTGCCTGCCGTGGGAAATCCCGTGCGGAGGGAACTGGGGTTGCTACACTGAACAACAGCGCTGTGATGGCTACTGGCATTGTCCCAATGGCAGGGATGAGCTCAATTGCAGCAACTGCCAGGAAGACGAGTTCCCATGCTCTCGAAACGGTGCCTGCTACCCACGCTCTGACCGGTGCAACTACCAGAACCGCTGCCCGAACGGCTCTGATGAAAAGAACTGCTTTTTCTGCCAACCTGGAAACTTCCACTGCAAGAACAACCGCTGTGTTTTTGAAAGCTGGGTGTGTGACGCGCAAGACGACTGCGGGGACGGAAGCGACGAGGAGAGCTGCCCGGTAATCGTACCCACACGAGTCATCACTGCCGCTGTAATTGGGAGTCTGATTTGCGGTCTGCTGCTGGTCATTGCTCTGGGCTGCACATGCAAACTCTACTCACTCAGGATGTTTGAGCGCAG GTCATTTGAGACTCAGCTCTCTAGAGTGGAAGCTGAGTTACTGAGAAGAGAAGCTCCTCCATCATATGGGCAGCTGATTGCTCAAGGACTGATCCCCCCAGTGGAAGattttcctgtctgctctggaAACCAG gcATCTGTTTTAGAAAACCTAAGACTGGCAGTTCGCTCTCAGCTGGGGTTCACCTCAATCCGACTCCCCACCACAGGGCGGCACGGCAACATCTGGAGACGCCTGTTCAATTTCACACGTTCACGGCGCTCTGGTTCTCTCGCACTGGTGTCTGCCGACACCGAAGAGGGTCCTGATGGCAACTCCTCAGCACGTGAGCCTGAGAGGCTCGGCTCTCACCGTGGACTCTTGCCCTTGGACTCCGACGATACGGACACTGAAAGCGAGCAGCATCCCCGCCGGGATGTCCCAGGAGCTGTCGGAGGCCTAATGGCACCACTTCCACAGAAAACTCCCCCTACAACAGCCGTGGAAGCCATTGTCTCAGTGTCGGCCAGCTCGGCTCCGCTGGTCAACCGGGAGAGCAGCATCTCTGAGAGCATCTCAGAAAGTTCTGGAGTAACTGGATCTTCAtgtgctactactactactacttctactactTCAAGGAGCCCCTTCAGCAGCGCTCTAAGCCGGGTCACCCGCAGCCTGCGCTGGATTCGTTTCTCTCTTGGGCGCTCTGGAGATGGAGGGTCAAATGGCATTGGCCAGAATCACAGCCCTCTGCGGCAACTGGAGCAAGGAAGTGCGGGTTGCACTGGTGTCGGCATTAGAGGCGAGGATGAGGACGACGTCGAACTCCTCATTCCCGTCTCGGACGCCGGCTCCCTGGACAGTGATGAGAGCTCCAGGCCCCTGCTGGAACAAGGCCTAGAGCAAGCCTTCGGGCCCCACCTGACCCCCACTGCCGTCTCTCTCAGAGGCCGGCTGGTGGGTAGGGACGGCCCCTGTGAACACTGTGGAATTGTCCATACGGCGCGGATCCCGGACGCTTGTCTGGAGGCGACGGCAAAAACTGAAACTAGTGATGACGAGTCGCTGCTGCTCTGTTAA
- the lrp12 gene encoding low-density lipoprotein receptor-related protein 12 isoform X2 → MQFRRSTARTYMYQACQTVTCGDVAEQIRASSGVITSPGWPFEYPSRINCSWNIRANPGEIITISFQDFEIQSSHRCGLDWISIGTYKNLDGYRACGSSIPAPYISSQDHVWIKFHSDDSMTGKGFRLSYITGKSEEASCKPDQFHCANGKCIPESWKCNTMDECGDNSDEELCVQPNPSAFFSFQPCAFNQFPCLSRYTRVYTCLPESLKCDGSIDCQDLGDEIDCDVPTCGEWLRNFYGTFSSPNYPDFYPPGSNCTWLIDTGDHRKVILRFMDFKLDGTGYGDYVKVYDGLEENPRRLLRVLTAFDSRAPVAVVSSSGQLRIHFYADKINAARGFNVTYQVDGFCLPWEIPCGGNWGCYTEQQRCDGYWHCPNGRDELNCSNCQEDEFPCSRNGACYPRSDRCNYQNRCPNGSDEKNCFFCQPGNFHCKNNRCVFESWVCDAQDDCGDGSDEESCPVIVPTRVITAAVIGSLICGLLLVIALGCTCKLYSLRMFERRSFETQLSRVEAELLRREAPPSYGQLIAQGLIPPVEDFPVCSGNQASVLENLRLAVRSQLGFTSIRLPTTGRHGNIWRRLFNFTRSRRSGSLALVSADTEEGPDGNSSAREPERLGSHRGLLPLDSDDTDTESEQHPRRDVPGAVGGLMAPLPQKTPPTTAVEAIVSVSASSAPLVNRESSISESISESSGVTGSSCATTTTTSTTSRSPFSSALSRVTRSLRWIRFSLGRSGDGGSNGIGQNHSPLRQLEQGSAGCTGVGIRGEDEDDVELLIPVSDAGSLDSDESSRPLLEQGLEQAFGPHLTPTAVSLRGRLVGRDGPCEHCGIVHTARIPDACLEATAKTETSDDESLLLC, encoded by the exons ATGCAGTTTCGTCGCAGCACAGCGAGAACGTATATGTATCAGGCATGTCAAACGGTAA CCTGTGGAGATGTAGCGGAGCAGATAAGGGCATCCAGTGGAGTGATAACCAGCCCTGGATGGCCCTTTGAATACCCTTCTCGCATCAACTGCAGCTGGAACATCAGAGCCAACCCTGGAGAAATCATCACCATCAG TTTTCAGGACTTTGAAATTCAGAGCTCGCACCGATGTGGTTTAGACTGGATCTCCATTGGGACCTACAAGAACCTTGATGGGTACCGAGCCTGTGGTTCGTCTATTCCGGCCCCATACATCTCCTCTCAGGATCACGTGTGGATCAAGTTCCACTCTGATGACAGCATGACTGGAAAAGGCTTCAGGCTCTCTTACATAACAG GGAAATCAGAAGAAGCCAGCTGCAAGCCTGACCAATTCCACTGCGCTAATGGAAAGTGTATCCCAGAGTCATGGAAGTGCAACACCATGGATGAATGTGGCGATAACTCGGACGAGGAGCTGTGCGTACAGCCTAACCCCTCCGCGTTCTTCTCCTTTCAGCCTTGCGCCTTTAACCAGTTCCCTTGTCTCTCGCGCTACACTCGTGTTTACACCTGTCTGCCGGAGTCGCTCAAATGCGACGGCAGCATTGACTGTCAGGACTTGGGTGACGAGATCGACTGCGACGTTCCCACCTGTGGCGAATGGCTGCGCAATTTCTACGGTACTTTCAGCTCGCCAAACTATCCTGACTTTTATCCGCCTGGTAGTAACTGCACCTGGCTGATCGACACTGGTGACCACCGTAAGGTTATCTTGCGCTTTATGGACTTCAAGCTGGACGGTACAGGCTATGGCGATTATGTTAAAGTCTACGACGGATTAGAGGAAAACCCCAGGCGTCTGTTGCGTGTGTTGACAGCATTCGACTCTCGAGCTCCTGTAGCGGTGGTGTCATCTTCAGGACAGCTTCGAATACACTTTTACGCCGACAAAATCAATGCGGCTCGAGGCTTTAATGTTACGTATCAAGTAGACGGTTTCTGCCTGCCGTGGGAAATCCCGTGCGGAGGGAACTGGGGTTGCTACACTGAACAACAGCGCTGTGATGGCTACTGGCATTGTCCCAATGGCAGGGATGAGCTCAATTGCAGCAACTGCCAGGAAGACGAGTTCCCATGCTCTCGAAACGGTGCCTGCTACCCACGCTCTGACCGGTGCAACTACCAGAACCGCTGCCCGAACGGCTCTGATGAAAAGAACTGCTTTTTCTGCCAACCTGGAAACTTCCACTGCAAGAACAACCGCTGTGTTTTTGAAAGCTGGGTGTGTGACGCGCAAGACGACTGCGGGGACGGAAGCGACGAGGAGAGCTGCCCGGTAATCGTACCCACACGAGTCATCACTGCCGCTGTAATTGGGAGTCTGATTTGCGGTCTGCTGCTGGTCATTGCTCTGGGCTGCACATGCAAACTCTACTCACTCAGGATGTTTGAGCGCAG GTCATTTGAGACTCAGCTCTCTAGAGTGGAAGCTGAGTTACTGAGAAGAGAAGCTCCTCCATCATATGGGCAGCTGATTGCTCAAGGACTGATCCCCCCAGTGGAAGattttcctgtctgctctggaAACCAG gcATCTGTTTTAGAAAACCTAAGACTGGCAGTTCGCTCTCAGCTGGGGTTCACCTCAATCCGACTCCCCACCACAGGGCGGCACGGCAACATCTGGAGACGCCTGTTCAATTTCACACGTTCACGGCGCTCTGGTTCTCTCGCACTGGTGTCTGCCGACACCGAAGAGGGTCCTGATGGCAACTCCTCAGCACGTGAGCCTGAGAGGCTCGGCTCTCACCGTGGACTCTTGCCCTTGGACTCCGACGATACGGACACTGAAAGCGAGCAGCATCCCCGCCGGGATGTCCCAGGAGCTGTCGGAGGCCTAATGGCACCACTTCCACAGAAAACTCCCCCTACAACAGCCGTGGAAGCCATTGTCTCAGTGTCGGCCAGCTCGGCTCCGCTGGTCAACCGGGAGAGCAGCATCTCTGAGAGCATCTCAGAAAGTTCTGGAGTAACTGGATCTTCAtgtgctactactactactacttctactactTCAAGGAGCCCCTTCAGCAGCGCTCTAAGCCGGGTCACCCGCAGCCTGCGCTGGATTCGTTTCTCTCTTGGGCGCTCTGGAGATGGAGGGTCAAATGGCATTGGCCAGAATCACAGCCCTCTGCGGCAACTGGAGCAAGGAAGTGCGGGTTGCACTGGTGTCGGCATTAGAGGCGAGGATGAGGACGACGTCGAACTCCTCATTCCCGTCTCGGACGCCGGCTCCCTGGACAGTGATGAGAGCTCCAGGCCCCTGCTGGAACAAGGCCTAGAGCAAGCCTTCGGGCCCCACCTGACCCCCACTGCCGTCTCTCTCAGAGGCCGGCTGGTGGGTAGGGACGGCCCCTGTGAACACTGTGGAATTGTCCATACGGCGCGGATCCCGGACGCTTGTCTGGAGGCGACGGCAAAAACTGAAACTAGTGATGACGAGTCGCTGCTGCTCTGTTAA